One Oharaeibacter diazotrophicus DNA segment encodes these proteins:
- a CDS encoding flagellar basal body P-ring protein FlgI, whose protein sequence is MVKRMRLVCALCAIFLVLSAVAADAASRIKDIVNVEGVRENQLIGYGLVVGLQGTGDSLNNSPFTKQSLQAMLERLGVNVRDANMRTANAAAVMVTAHLPPFATAGSRIDVNVSALGDAKSLQGGQLLVTPLMGADGEVYVIAQGAIAIGGFQATGAAAEITRGVPTQGRIANGGVIEREIAFRLGEMASVRLSLRNPDFTTARRIALAINDLYGSGVAEPTDPSTVRLSLPKKYDGNIVDLLTEVEQLIVEPDLPAKVIIDEATGIIVMGQEVRVSTVAVAQGNLTVMITETPQVSQPAPFSNGQTAAVPRTQVNILDDKERRLAVIQSGVTLQDLVDGLNALGLGPRDLISILQAIKAAGALQADVEVM, encoded by the coding sequence ATGGTGAAACGGATGCGGCTGGTTTGCGCCCTGTGCGCGATCTTTCTCGTCCTGTCCGCGGTGGCCGCCGATGCGGCGTCGCGGATCAAGGACATCGTCAATGTCGAGGGCGTTCGCGAGAACCAGCTCATCGGCTACGGCCTCGTCGTCGGCCTGCAGGGCACCGGCGACAGCCTCAACAATTCGCCCTTCACCAAGCAGAGCCTGCAGGCGATGCTGGAGCGCCTCGGCGTCAACGTCCGCGACGCCAACATGCGCACGGCCAACGCCGCGGCGGTGATGGTGACGGCGCACCTGCCGCCCTTCGCCACCGCCGGCAGCCGGATCGACGTCAACGTCAGCGCCCTCGGCGACGCCAAGAGCCTGCAGGGCGGCCAGCTGCTGGTCACGCCGCTGATGGGTGCCGACGGCGAGGTCTACGTGATCGCCCAGGGCGCCATCGCGATCGGCGGCTTCCAGGCCACCGGCGCCGCCGCCGAGATCACCCGCGGCGTGCCGACCCAGGGCCGCATCGCCAACGGCGGCGTCATCGAGCGCGAGATCGCCTTCCGGCTCGGCGAGATGGCCTCGGTGCGGCTGTCGCTGCGCAACCCCGACTTCACCACCGCCCGCCGCATCGCCCTCGCCATCAACGACCTCTACGGCTCCGGCGTCGCCGAGCCGACCGATCCGTCGACGGTCCGGCTGTCGCTGCCGAAGAAATACGACGGCAACATCGTCGACCTCCTGACCGAGGTCGAGCAGCTGATCGTCGAGCCCGATCTGCCGGCCAAGGTGATCATCGACGAGGCCACCGGCATCATCGTGATGGGCCAGGAGGTGCGCGTCTCCACCGTGGCGGTCGCCCAGGGCAACCTCACCGTGATGATCACCGAGACGCCGCAGGTGTCGCAGCCGGCGCCCTTCTCCAACGGCCAGACCGCCGCGGTGCCGCGCACCCAGGTCAACATCCTCGACGACAAGGAGCGCCGCCTCGCCGTGATCCAGTCCGGCGTGACGCTGCAGGACCTCGTCGACGGCCTCAACGCCCTCGGCCTCGGCCCGCGCGACCTGATCTCGATCCTCCAGGCCATCAAGGCCGCCGGCGCCCTCCAGGCCGACGTCGAGGTGATGTGA
- a CDS encoding flagellar protein FlgN translates to MNTQARPARPAQITSREIAVKVIAALGKSMDDLLALLEEETRLVRAGKLRAAAELAEPKQEQAALYTRLMLLARDEMKTLAAYDPAGIDALRRRHDLFRAEVQINLAVLATAQDVAEGLLRSVATEVGTAGQARTYGQRGALPTAAAVAARGIAINRNL, encoded by the coding sequence ATGAACACCCAGGCCCGCCCCGCCCGGCCGGCGCAGATCACCTCCCGCGAGATCGCCGTCAAGGTGATCGCCGCGCTCGGCAAGTCCATGGACGACCTCCTCGCCCTGCTCGAGGAGGAGACCCGCCTCGTTCGCGCCGGCAAGCTGCGCGCCGCCGCCGAACTCGCCGAGCCCAAGCAGGAGCAGGCCGCGCTCTACACCCGGCTGATGCTGCTCGCCCGCGACGAGATGAAGACGCTCGCCGCCTACGACCCCGCCGGCATCGACGCGCTGCGCCGACGCCACGACCTGTTCCGCGCCGAGGTCCAGATCAACCTCGCGGTGCTCGCCACCGCCCAGGACGTCGCGGAGGGGCTCTTGCGCTCGGTCGCGACCGAGGTCGGCACCGCCGGACAGGCCCGCACCTACGGTCAGCGCGGCGCCCTGCCGACCGCCGCCGCCGTCGCGGCCCGGGGCATCGCGATCAACCGCAATCTCTGA
- a CDS encoding adenylyltransferase/cytidyltransferase family protein, translated as MSSESTSRTYRRAITYGTYDLLHIGHVNLLRRIRGFSDHLIVAVSTDAFNAIKHKVCVQPYAERAEIVAALRYVDLVIPEDSWEQKRRDVVNYGIDVVVMGDDWAGKFDDLADLCDVVYLPRTEGVSTTMRKTDIIARGESLLRRTA; from the coding sequence ATGTCCAGCGAATCCACGTCCCGGACCTATCGGCGCGCCATCACCTACGGCACCTACGACCTGCTCCACATCGGGCATGTCAACTTGCTTCGCCGCATCCGCGGCTTCTCCGACCACCTGATCGTGGCCGTCTCCACCGACGCCTTCAACGCGATCAAGCACAAGGTCTGCGTCCAGCCCTATGCCGAGCGCGCCGAGATCGTCGCCGCGCTTCGCTACGTCGACCTCGTCATTCCCGAGGACTCCTGGGAGCAGAAGCGCCGCGACGTCGTCAACTACGGCATCGACGTCGTGGTGATGGGCGACGACTGGGCCGGCAAGTTCGACGACCTCGCCGACCTCTGCGACGTCGTCTACCTGCCCCGCACCGAGGGCGTCTCCACCACCATGCGCAAGACCGACATCATCGCCCGCGGCGAGAGCCTGCTGCGCCGCACCGCGTGA
- a CDS encoding CDP-glycerol glycerophosphotransferase family protein has product MADGVNRTKAKRARAAVRAATARATAATADVPPPALAGPDLAARLDGLEAKLAELGSRLAGEIAALAKAQRGAGTGLAAAASAAPAAPAAGGLTGLLGGAKTAAATPAASAGGPSQAQLDRLQAKLVERVDQRAEQLLDAQMKIAEGTSKALQQLAVQVRATRQVAAFGARGRTRRRWRVVFLVHFVEAWEALVGVHRSMLGDPDFDVIVATLPRWRRDRRAFEYEDAISAVLTEQGIDHIRLGGEGEQGIEVLRALAPDVVFRQSPWDSDIPPQFAASELGFTRICYVPYVYYSANFDPQQYDQPLHRLAWRYFSANADDLAQYSKVNLLRGRNAVLTGYPKFDAILDLAAGVGDEAWPIRRPGRSMRVIYAPHLSIGGQGLGFGNFPEVYRDVFRLARENQDVEFVFKPHPTLLDVCVASKLMSEGDVRWFEENWAKLPNTATVTSNQYARLFAASDALISEGISFFSEYTLFDKPLIFHENRTNKGLNAAGAFLYDGLYRVKSFPAAVAKLREVLAPGGDTLAPARAANIRRLRPFPGEAARNVVEAVRAGLAEECPR; this is encoded by the coding sequence ATGGCGGACGGCGTCAACAGGACGAAGGCGAAGCGGGCGCGGGCGGCGGTGCGCGCGGCTACCGCGCGGGCGACGGCGGCCACGGCCGATGTTCCGCCCCCGGCCCTGGCCGGGCCGGATCTCGCCGCGCGGCTCGACGGGCTGGAGGCGAAACTCGCCGAACTCGGCAGCCGTCTCGCCGGCGAGATCGCCGCCCTGGCGAAGGCGCAGCGCGGCGCCGGAACGGGCCTCGCCGCGGCGGCGTCGGCCGCACCGGCCGCGCCCGCCGCCGGCGGGCTGACCGGCCTGCTCGGCGGGGCGAAGACGGCCGCCGCGACGCCCGCCGCATCGGCCGGGGGACCGTCGCAGGCACAGTTGGACCGGCTCCAGGCCAAGCTGGTCGAGCGGGTCGACCAGCGCGCCGAGCAGTTGCTCGACGCCCAGATGAAGATCGCCGAGGGCACCTCGAAGGCGCTGCAGCAACTCGCCGTCCAGGTGCGCGCGACACGGCAGGTCGCGGCCTTCGGCGCCCGCGGCCGGACGCGTCGGCGTTGGCGCGTGGTGTTCCTGGTCCATTTCGTCGAGGCCTGGGAGGCGCTGGTCGGCGTCCACCGGTCGATGCTGGGCGACCCCGACTTCGACGTGATCGTGGCGACGCTGCCGCGCTGGCGGCGCGATCGGCGCGCCTTCGAATACGAGGACGCCATCTCGGCCGTGCTGACCGAGCAGGGCATCGACCACATCCGCCTCGGTGGCGAGGGCGAGCAGGGCATCGAGGTGCTCCGGGCGCTGGCGCCGGACGTGGTGTTCCGGCAGTCGCCGTGGGACAGCGACATCCCCCCGCAGTTCGCGGCGTCCGAACTCGGCTTCACCCGGATCTGCTACGTCCCCTACGTCTACTATTCCGCCAACTTCGATCCGCAGCAGTACGACCAGCCGCTGCATCGGCTGGCGTGGCGCTATTTCAGCGCCAACGCGGACGACCTCGCGCAATACTCGAAGGTCAACTTGCTTCGCGGCCGCAACGCCGTGCTGACCGGCTATCCGAAGTTCGACGCCATCCTCGACCTCGCCGCGGGCGTCGGCGACGAGGCCTGGCCGATCCGTCGGCCGGGGCGGTCGATGCGGGTGATCTACGCGCCGCACCTGTCGATCGGCGGCCAGGGCCTCGGCTTCGGAAACTTCCCCGAGGTCTACCGCGACGTCTTCCGGCTCGCGCGCGAGAACCAGGACGTCGAGTTCGTCTTCAAGCCGCACCCGACGCTGCTCGACGTCTGCGTCGCCTCCAAGCTGATGAGCGAGGGCGACGTGCGCTGGTTCGAGGAGAACTGGGCCAAGCTGCCGAACACCGCGACGGTGACGTCGAACCAATATGCGCGCCTGTTCGCGGCCTCGGACGCGCTGATCTCGGAGGGCATCTCGTTCTTCTCCGAGTATACCCTGTTCGACAAGCCGCTGATCTTCCACGAGAACCGCACCAACAAGGGCTTGAACGCCGCCGGCGCGTTCCTCTACGACGGGCTCTACCGGGTGAAGAGCTTCCCGGCGGCGGTGGCCAAGCTGCGCGAGGTGCTGGCGCCCGGCGGCGACACGCTGGCGCCGGCGCGGGCGGCCAACATCCGCCGTCTCCGGCCGTTTCCGGGCGAGGCGGCACGGAACGTCGTCGAGGCGGTCAGGGCGGGGCTCGCCGAGGAATGCCCGCGCTGA
- a CDS encoding flagellin, translated as MAGITLGSGVRQNLVALQQTTDLMSQTQSRLATGKKVNSALDNPNSFFTASALNDRAQDLSTLLDDQGQAIQTLKAADEGITAISKLVEAAKAKANQALQSSSVTDRSKFASEYNDLLGQIEGIANDSGYKGKNLLKGDDLKVVFNEKSGSSQNFLTISGIDYTDSSLTSASSGLGLTDVASGDWTAGSTGDDAINTSIDSLTSALTTLRNQASTFGTNLTVVENRQNFTKSVINTLQSGADKLTNADSNEEGAKLLALQTRQSLASTALSLASQAEQNVLRLF; from the coding sequence ATGGCCGGCATCACTCTCGGCTCGGGCGTTCGCCAGAACCTCGTCGCTCTGCAGCAGACGACGGACCTGATGTCCCAGACCCAGAGCCGTCTCGCCACCGGCAAGAAGGTCAACTCCGCCCTCGACAATCCGAACTCCTTCTTCACGGCGTCGGCCCTCAACGACCGCGCCCAGGACCTCTCGACCCTGCTCGACGATCAGGGCCAGGCGATCCAGACGCTGAAGGCCGCCGACGAGGGCATCACGGCGATCAGCAAGCTCGTCGAGGCCGCCAAGGCCAAGGCCAATCAGGCCCTGCAGAGCTCGTCCGTCACCGACCGCTCGAAGTTCGCCAGCGAATACAACGATCTGCTCGGCCAGATCGAAGGCATCGCCAACGACTCCGGCTACAAGGGCAAGAACCTGCTCAAGGGCGACGACCTCAAGGTCGTCTTCAACGAGAAGTCCGGCTCCAGCCAGAACTTCCTGACGATCAGCGGCATCGACTACACCGACTCCTCGCTGACCTCGGCGTCCTCGGGCCTCGGCCTGACCGACGTCGCGTCCGGCGACTGGACCGCCGGCTCCACCGGTGACGACGCGATCAACACCTCGATCGACAGCCTGACCTCGGCGCTGACCACGCTGCGCAACCAGGCCTCGACCTTCGGTACCAACCTCACCGTCGTCGAGAACCGCCAGAACTTCACCAAGTCGGTGATCAACACGCTGCAGAGCGGCGCGGACAAGCTGACCAACGCCGACTCCAACGAGGAAGGCGCCAAGCTGCTCGCGCTCCAGACCCGGCAGAGCCTCGCGTCGACGGCGCTGTCGCTGGCCTCGCAGGCCGAGCAGAACGTGCTCAGACTGTTCTGA
- a CDS encoding flagellar assembly protein FliX produces the protein MRISGTGRPVGLQGGVQGARTGGSGAAFAPAAAEAAPRASASGPSSGPAALAGLDALLALQSIDPDGPRRKRRAAKRGHDLLDVLEEIKVGLLSGTVSGAALDRVVALLGTLESSGDDGLDALIADINLRAEVELAKLGRYVDRPGA, from the coding sequence ATGAGGATCAGCGGGACGGGTCGGCCGGTCGGACTGCAGGGCGGCGTCCAGGGCGCGCGCACGGGCGGATCCGGTGCGGCCTTCGCGCCGGCCGCCGCCGAGGCCGCGCCGCGCGCCTCCGCCTCCGGGCCGTCGTCCGGCCCCGCGGCGCTCGCCGGCCTCGACGCCCTGCTCGCCTTGCAGTCGATCGATCCCGACGGGCCGCGCCGCAAGCGCCGGGCCGCCAAGCGTGGCCACGACCTCCTCGACGTCCTCGAGGAGATCAAGGTCGGCCTGCTCTCGGGCACGGTGTCCGGCGCCGCGCTCGATCGCGTGGTGGCGCTGCTCGGCACGCTCGAGAGTTCCGGCGACGACGGACTCGACGCCCTGATCGCCGACATCAACCTCCGTGCGGAGGTGGAACTCGCCAAGCTCGGGCGCTACGTCGACCGTCCCGGAGCGTGA
- the dksA gene encoding RNA polymerase-binding protein DksA, which translates to MSIELAEDYRPTEDEPFMNDRQREYFRRKLTAWKDDILRESKETLQHLQDDNINLPDIADRASSETDRAIELRARDRQRKLISKIEAAIKRIDDGSYGYCEETGEPISLKRLDARPIATLSIEAQERHERRERVYRDD; encoded by the coding sequence ATGTCGATCGAACTGGCTGAGGACTACCGGCCGACCGAAGACGAGCCGTTCATGAACGACCGGCAGCGGGAGTACTTCAGGCGCAAGCTGACCGCCTGGAAGGACGACATCCTGCGTGAGAGCAAGGAGACGCTCCAGCATCTCCAGGACGACAACATCAACCTGCCCGACATCGCCGACCGTGCCTCGTCCGAGACCGATCGCGCGATCGAGCTGCGCGCCCGCGACCGCCAGCGCAAGCTGATCTCCAAGATCGAGGCCGCGATCAAGCGGATCGACGACGGCTCCTACGGCTATTGCGAGGAGACTGGCGAGCCGATCTCGCTGAAGCGTCTCGACGCCCGCCCGATCGCGACGCTGTCGATCGAGGCGCAGGAGCGTCACGAGCGCCGCGAGCGCGTCTACCGCGACGACTGA
- the flgH gene encoding flagellar basal body L-ring protein FlgH — MSRRPAPTLARTLPGLALVVVSLAGCGGAADRLSQVGQAPALSAIENPTAQAGYRPVQMPMPVVQPVSYAPASLWQSGSRTFFKDQRARNIGDILTVKVRITDKAEIENSTARSRTSSDSMGMEGVLGNGITSVLPGGTSADALVSNKGASASSGTGTVNRSEDVTTDVAAVVTQQLPNGNLVIEGRQEVRINFEVREMIVAGVVRPEDIGSDNTIDSAKIAEARISYGGRGQITDVQQPRYGQQVLDVLLPF; from the coding sequence ATGTCCCGCCGTCCGGCCCCCACCCTCGCCCGCACCCTCCCCGGCCTAGCCCTGGTCGTGGTCTCGCTCGCCGGCTGCGGCGGCGCCGCCGACCGCCTGTCGCAGGTCGGCCAGGCCCCCGCGCTGTCGGCGATCGAGAACCCGACCGCCCAGGCCGGCTACCGCCCCGTGCAGATGCCCATGCCGGTCGTGCAGCCGGTCAGCTACGCCCCGGCCTCGCTGTGGCAGTCGGGCTCGCGCACCTTCTTCAAGGACCAGCGCGCCCGCAACATCGGCGACATCCTGACGGTCAAGGTCCGGATCACCGACAAGGCGGAGATCGAGAACTCCACCGCGCGCTCGCGCACCTCCAGCGATTCCATGGGCATGGAGGGCGTGCTCGGCAACGGCATCACCAGCGTGCTGCCCGGCGGCACCAGCGCCGACGCGCTCGTCTCCAACAAGGGCGCCAGCGCGTCGAGCGGCACCGGCACGGTGAACCGCTCGGAGGACGTCACCACCGACGTCGCCGCCGTGGTCACCCAGCAGCTGCCCAACGGCAACCTCGTCATCGAGGGCCGCCAGGAGGTCCGGATCAACTTCGAGGTCCGCGAGATGATCGTCGCCGGCGTGGTCCGGCCCGAAGACATCGGCTCGGACAACACCATCGACAGCGCCAAGATCGCCGAGGCCCGCATCTCCTACGGCGGCCGCGGCCAGATCACCGACGTCCAGCAACCCCGCTACGGCCAGCAGGTCCTCGACGTGCTGCTGCCGTTCTGA
- a CDS encoding rod-binding protein translates to MDGALDFATTTRYAPAVRTPKATRDKAEAMRQAQDFESVFIAETMKAMFEGIAVDPLNGDGNANQSWREMLVDEYAKSIEKAGGFGLAEPIAHQLLQIQEANNG, encoded by the coding sequence ATGGACGGCGCCCTCGATTTCGCCACGACCACCCGCTATGCCCCCGCCGTCCGGACGCCGAAGGCGACCCGGGACAAGGCCGAGGCCATGCGTCAGGCGCAGGACTTCGAGTCGGTGTTCATCGCCGAGACCATGAAGGCGATGTTCGAGGGAATCGCCGTCGACCCCCTCAACGGCGACGGCAACGCGAACCAGAGCTGGCGGGAGATGCTCGTCGACGAATACGCCAAGTCGATCGAGAAGGCCGGCGGCTTCGGGCTCGCCGAGCCGATCGCGCACCAGTTGCTGCAGATCCAGGAAGCGAACAACGGATGA
- the flgA gene encoding flagellar basal body P-ring formation chaperone FlgA, which produces MTRAFLLRLVGAALIAALAATLITLRPAAAATLRPHAIVTTDLVTLGDLFDGAGERAATPVFRSPDAGVDGALPAADALAAARAAGLAVDPTAIDVVTVVRAGTEVDEAMLTTLVRDAVAGRLRVAPESLDIDFDALVGPITADAGADRPVTLVALSVQGGSGRFDARLAVDVGAETRTVEVGGRAVEMIDVVVLKRDLERRQVVRADDIAVERVERRRMGRSALAEPDAVVGLAARRALRGGDTLSPVDLEPPRLVLRGEQVTLSYARPGITLSARGRALADGALGETVTVLNEQSRRTVEGIVTANGVVTVARGTQHPAAATAALTQ; this is translated from the coding sequence ATGACCCGTGCCTTCCTCCTGCGCCTCGTCGGCGCGGCGCTGATCGCCGCGCTCGCCGCGACGCTGATCACGCTCCGGCCCGCCGCGGCGGCGACGCTGAGGCCGCACGCCATCGTCACGACCGACCTCGTCACCCTCGGCGACCTGTTCGACGGCGCCGGCGAACGCGCCGCGACGCCGGTGTTCCGCTCGCCCGACGCCGGCGTCGACGGCGCCCTGCCCGCCGCCGACGCCCTCGCGGCCGCCCGCGCCGCCGGCCTCGCCGTCGACCCGACCGCGATCGACGTCGTCACCGTCGTCCGCGCCGGCACCGAGGTCGACGAGGCGATGCTGACCACCCTCGTCCGCGACGCCGTCGCCGGCCGCCTCCGGGTCGCCCCGGAGAGCCTCGACATCGACTTCGACGCCCTCGTCGGCCCGATCACCGCCGACGCCGGCGCCGACCGTCCGGTCACCCTGGTGGCGCTGTCGGTCCAGGGCGGCTCCGGCCGCTTCGACGCCCGCCTCGCCGTCGACGTCGGCGCCGAGACCCGCACCGTCGAGGTCGGCGGCCGCGCCGTCGAGATGATCGACGTGGTGGTGCTGAAGCGCGACCTCGAGCGCCGGCAGGTCGTGCGCGCCGACGACATCGCGGTCGAGCGCGTCGAACGCCGCCGCATGGGCCGCAGCGCGCTCGCCGAGCCGGACGCGGTGGTCGGCCTCGCCGCCCGCCGGGCCCTGCGCGGCGGCGACACCCTGAGCCCGGTCGATCTCGAGCCGCCGCGCCTCGTGCTGCGCGGCGAGCAGGTGACGCTGAGCTACGCCCGGCCCGGCATCACCCTGTCGGCCCGCGGCCGCGCCCTCGCCGACGGTGCGCTCGGCGAGACCGTCACCGTCCTCAACGAGCAGAGCCGCCGCACCGTCGAGGGCATCGTCACCGCGAACGGCGTCGTCACGGTCGCGCGCGGTACCCAGCATCCCGCGGCGGCCACCGCCGCCCTGACCCAGTGA